In Festucalex cinctus isolate MCC-2025b chromosome 1, RoL_Fcin_1.0, whole genome shotgun sequence, the sequence ACTTGGAGTGAAGCCACAGCAGACACCGGTGTGTactgtgatgtgtattgcgcacaagttggaAGGCGAACGCATAAGCGGAGCTCCGCCGTaacgtctccgcgtgagcctcaagcagaagtatactgaggccttcAGTCTTCGCCAGCAGCGATAGCAGGAGGAAGTCTGGCGCTAGCGTGTGTCCCGTGTTGTGAGTTTGTCCAGTGGTGtgcgtcaatgactggtgggtcctgttgtccttatttcttgtctataaccttcttgccagaatcagctatagcttgttccttctaaaatgtttgttacgaatGTTTGGGCGGTGTTTTCGCATCCGCACATTACCATATAGCACTCGTAAGTTGATGTTGCGCTGCTAAgcccgaaaccggaagtgtcaccatttagtttcacaataagagcgcGTACCAGAAGTGATGTTCTAAATGTCGCTAGCTtaactgcgctaatttaatttgtttgctttgtttattaATGTGAGTGCCTTAACTTACGTTTATACATTTACTTATTGGCctgttttctgtctttctttaggaaaccacacactctcactcacactcacaccgacacagacacaaacaacttAAACCAAAAGCTGCAAACAATGAACATATGTATGAAGATTGAAGAAATACTGGAAGTgaattttgttctgttttttcatcattttagatagaatatcttctattaaaataaaacagtgtctatttctacccttttctatttatggtaaacagtatacagtgcagtttatggtgtaaaatagtaaaaaaaaaaaaaaaaaaacttggaaaaagtttttttagacttagaacagattaaaattatttacatcaattataatgggaaaaattgttttggatttcgaacaattcgctttggaacagccttctggaacggattatgttcaaaaaccgaggtttgactgtattgtgTTCTGATAAGGTAGACACATTTATGAACGGTTCAGAATACCAATCAGTGTTAGCCACAAAACCTTCATGTATGtgctagaaagcaaaaaaacaaaacaaaacaggaaaagtCTACCAGAACAGCTGAACTTGATTTAGAGTTAAGCAGAAACGGTAAATGGTGACTCCATttaatgagtttgaatgtgtttGGTTAACTCTGAACAAACTTTTTATATTCACTGCAAATCCCTGTTATGCTTTAGAATCTTAATTTGTCTTATAACTCCTGTGGCTTTAAAAGCATGTTTGCCCAAACCACAGCATGATCCTGTGTGTGCATCAGGTACGTCCATCGGCCTTGTCTGCAAGTGATGGAGGCCATGTTGGTCACTGCGGTAACCGCGACAGTGTCATTCACCATGATTTACTTCTCCGACGACTGTCAACCTCTAGACCCCGACCACACGGAGGAGTACCCTCTGCAGgtgaacgcacgcacgcaattcTATCTAttacagtggttctcaaatggggaTTCGTGAGGCCCTTCAAGGGGGTATGTGAGAGTatgaaatatatttcaaaagtatgtgtaaatatttcagaaaaatatAAGTTCATGAAAGGAATTTTATGTTCAGTATGGTATTTAATTTCAGTTTCCGAAAAACCCAACATCTACCCCATACAGAATGGTTTGAACCAACTTGTCATATGCCACCAAGAATCACCTGTGAAtcacttgaaaactttatttgaaGTTCAGTTAATTATTTCCTTTTGAGAACAGAGCTTTACTATGAGCCCAAAGAAGGACACttaatgttgattatttttatgtGCAAAACTATTTAtctataattaaattattttctttattttgtagttagttaaaaaaaaaatcatacaatgATGGCACACTGCACAGCATTCAATTTtaagtctttttattttatttttttttatttttttattattttattttttcatgcttTGCGCTGGTTAGGGGGTGCTTGggtgaaaaaatatttcacggGGTGCGTCactgaaaaaaggttgagaacccCTGCTCACTAGATCATTTGAATTGGACtcatttacctcaaaatgtgttaTGATAAACATTTGCTTTTAATCCTCCTGCCTTTTTTTCACAATTGTAATCTCTGGAAATTAATGAATTTCATCTAGTTAAGGTacatgtggggggaaaaaagtgttcGGTAAACGTGTTAAGCATTAACTTCCTTTTTAATCTCTGTCTTGTGTCGTGGCAGCCTTTCAGGAAGTAACCAGACTTCTCAGTGCTTCTCAGTTATATTTTGGTTAcggttatttttcttcctttttgtcTTCTGATATTTTCTGCACGTGCCTGCAGCTTTTCTGTGCAGATGGGGAGTATAACTCCATGGCAACGGCCTTCTTCAACACTCCAGAGAGGAGTGTCCGTAGCCTCTTCCACAACCAGCCAGGTACATACATAGTTGTGATGGCTGTTCTGGAGGCATATTCCCTATAGGTGCTACAAGCCAATACATATCCAGTACGTGAAGCGATCAAGTGTTGACGtcgtcttttgttttcttttttgaaaggATCCTACAACCCTCTGACGCTGGGCTTGTTCACCCTCACGTACTTCTTCCTGGCCTGTTGGACGTATGGTCTCACTGTGTCCGCTGGAGTCTTCATCCCCTCTCTGCTGATCGGAGCAGCCTGGGGAAGACTGTGCGGAATTCTCCTGTCTGCCATCTCGGCCAAGGGATCGgtatgtgtgtgtctgttcTGTAGTCGTATAGCTCttaaaccatatttaaatgagttgtagttacacaaaaaaaaaaaaaaacagtctttaatgtttgtttagATCTGGGCTGATCCTGGTAAATATGCCTTGATTGGAGCTGCAGCTCAATTAGGTGAGTAGATTTAACTTCTAAATGGACAACAGCACTCAACAGCTTCACTTGATCCACAGTCGTGTCAAATGCCAAAAGAATCTTAATTAACCAAATAGTGGTGtgtacgtgtgcgtgtgtgcaggcGGCATTGTGAGGATGACGCTGAGTTTGACTGTCATCATGGTGGAGGCCACAGGAAATGTCACATATGGCCTTCCCATCATGCTCGTCTTGATGACGGCCAAGATTGTAGGAGACTACTTTGTGGAGGTATGTGTAGTCTTAGCATCACATAGCTGTTTTCAAGGCACTTTGCTGTCTGTTTGTACAAATACTGCTACATGTCATTTCATAGACAAAAAGTGAATGGAATATTCTACCTTTTTCCATCAGGGTCTGTATGACATCCACATTAAGTTGCAGAGTATTCCCTTCCTGCATTGGGAAGCTCCTGCCACCTCACACTGGCTAACAGCTCGGTAACATCCCCTGGAGAACAACATACTTGCATTCAAACGTGCTAAATGATCTCATGTGACTTTTGTCCATGCCCTTTAGAGAAGTGATGAGCTCTCCTGTCACCTGTTTGAACAAGGTAGAGAAGGTAGGAACCATTGTTGACATCCTGAGCAACACATCGACCAATCACAACGGTTTCCCCGTGGTGGTGCTGCAAGGTGATTCCAGTGAAGAGGTATGAGGGCTTCTTCTCTCTTCTTTGTCTTTGAGTGTGTTTCACAAAGATAGTCAAGCGGAAATACCATAGAAACTCATCAAATTAGTGTATTTCACCTATTATGTATCTTGAATAAACAGTattacaaattatttgtactttatttgtaataaatagaaaaaatacaaaatatagaaATACTTTAGTTCAAATCCGTGCATCGTGTCTAAATGTCaagtcaataaaaaataaataaacgcttcTGAACATGTTTTGGGGAAATATGCTATCTTAATTTGAAACTTTTCAAATTCATCTTAATTTCAAACTCAATTGCCATTATAGCTTGTAAACAACTCAAAGGTTCGTACAGCCTGTGGGAGTGATTGTGTTCTACTTCCAAGGGTCCCTTATAACCGCCATATTTGCGCCAGATGCTATTTCCTTGCTAATCCTCACACACCGCAAAAGCTAATCTACAGTCCCTTATGACACATAATCCAAATATTTCCCATCTGACTTCTGGCCCTCAAAATGAATTCCTTTGACTTCTTTCCCTTCCGTCCAGCCAGCAAAGCTCTGCGGACTCATCCTTCGCTCGCAGCTGATCGTTCTCCTCAAGCACAAGGTCAGTGGCAGGTGGTTTGTTGATGCCACAGGACGTATTTTCATATGCAGACTCGACCGTTGCTCTCTGCTGGCAGGTGTTTGTGGAGCTGGCTCGGTCGCGGCTGACCCAGAGGAAGCTCCAGCTGAAGGACTTCAGGGACGCCTACCCACGCTTCCCCCCTATTCAGAGCATCCACGTCTCCCAAGATGAGCGCGAGTGTATGATGGACCTCTCGGAGTTCATGAACCCAACACCCTACACTGTTCCGCAGGTAATACACATCTGTTTGTTGTCTATTGCTGGAAGTAAATGCAGTGGGATTTAGAGACTGCCGATCTGTTTGCAGGAAACATCTCTTCCTCGTGTGTTTAAGCTGGTGAGAGCGCTGGGCCTCAGGCACCTGGTTGTGGTGGATGATGAGAACAGGGTAAGCATGGAGAATTGTCTCTTTGGCCAAAAGGCGGGGGACACCgtggactggttgctagccaattgcaggggaaaaaaaaaaattacatcgcaaATAGTAGACTGAATTACATAAAAAATTACTAACAGCATTTTTATACAGATTACCGCAAAATTAGTCTACCATAGCCGTCAGAGAAAATTCCACCTGTACATTTTACATGAACCCAACAAGCAGGCTATAACCACAGCAGTGTGTGCTTTCACAcgacatcctgtatttatatcatgaaatgtgtgttgacatcaGGGCCAGTATTTGGTGTGTCATATAAAACACTACAGTAACTGTtactccattttatttatttatttttttacatttgtccaCCAAAATGCAAAGAACTTTACTGCCACCAACAGGACTGAAATATATGTGACGCTATCTTGTGAATTTAACCACAATTCACATTTACTACTGAGCTTAGCggttcgttttgttttgttttgttttgttttttttaaataggagaATATTATTACAAGCATCTGAAGTTTTACACCAGCCACTGTGCTAGGAGGGAggaatttacttttatttacaatttagtatgtccttttttttttttccccccccttgtTTACACTGTTGGTGTCAATGTTTATATTTGGGGTGCTGATTGCCTGTACTGCTCGTTCTCTGCAATCTTCAGGTGGTTGGACTAGTGACCAGGAAAGACTTGGCCAGATATCACCTGGGTAAACATGGACTGGAGGAACTTCAGCTGGCCCAGACATAGtgtacacacatgcatgcaaaaTCAGTGCCATAAAGCATTCCCCCAACTATGACAAGTGCCTAACGCGATGGTCAAAGAgggttaccatgacaaccaaaACATCTGCAGGCAAGGGGCTTGATCACCCAAGAGCTCCGTGTGTCTTTTCCCACACTGAATGAAAATCATCTAGTAACTTCCTCTACAGACACGCTTTGTTGCTGTCTTCCGTCTCAAACAATCTCACTTCGAGCTTGTTCGCATCTTCTGTTTTTGGGTCAATATTGTCAACGTTTGTTTTCACCCATGACGGATGATTTTGTTTCAAGGAAAATCCTCATAACCCCTCCACAATTTGACAGTTAGTCATTCTGTAGGgaagtgatgatgatgaagttgtTGTAATGCAGACTAAGTAGAGTTGAATAATTTATGATTTTGTGCACTACATCAATTGTAGATGTTGCAATTGGACAGTAAAACGGtactaaaatgtagtttttcattttatgccccccccccactccctaTGTTGTGTTGTTTTGCACTGAAAGACTTCTATTTATTtcttgttttagttttattggAACATGCATGAGAGCGGCAGAAGTCAGTTTCATCCAACCTAACAAGTGTGTTTTTATTGAAACATGAACCAAGTGATTATTTGCCCATTTCTGAGTGCTTTGTGAGGCAGTCTTCTATAGAGATCAAGTACACGCTCCTTCCTCaattttgtcatgactgggtgaaaaaaaacaaaaaactttacactttactgtacatttttatCACCAAAAGATGTTTGCACTGTGGCTACTACTGAAAACTAATGTGACACATCAAGTTCAATATGAATGTAAGCATAGTTTATAACGCAAGTAAATCCGTATGTTGATACAATGCAGAATTTAAAAAATCggattttgaatttttgtcctATTTAGTAAATGTTGTCTCTGCATTGTCATACTCATCAGTGTTatcttctttatttttatgtttgtttcttttgtgtTGTACAgttcttcatgttaaaaaataaagccCATGTTCTATTTTGTAACTGCTGGATTAGactttgtgaaataaaatatgatacatgaaaatgaattgtTTCATGAACTTATAAACAGAATGAATCCAGCCCACTGTGTGTTGATTGCTgtgggttattttatttatttttttccatggcaTTTAAACATAACAGCCTTCCTGGGTATAGCTGCAGACAATCCCTTTGTGACCACAATGCACTTTAATTCTGACTTCTGGATAACACTGTGTGTCACTTGTCTTTTGTGGTCTGTGAATGAGACTGTTCTACATCAACCCCACCTTTGGTTGATGTTTACTAGGGCTGGatattgattctaatttcctcaatcaattTGATTTCGATTCAGAGGAATATAGTTtgattcaattttgatttttcccAATTCAATTAACTTCAGTTCAATCCACTATTGATTAGAGAACATTAATTATTCTTAAATAtcaaaggcataaaaaaaaaaaaaaaattccaaaataaatattGCGGAAGCAGTAACTGGTTACATGATTTCGTTGATTCATGAAAATACTGTGTTATAATCActtttaagtgttacacaaacattgacatcagcaaggacgagatgaaaatattttcagaattctaattgtaaatataaattaaaaagattcagaACTGCCTTAAactgcaataagtcaggtattTCAtagatgtaagaaaatactattAAAGTCGtgaacagtaaataaaaaaaaatactaaaacaggccttcaaaattctattttctgatAAATTCATGGGAAAAGTAGATAGatactgtattaaaaataatcgattcatggttttatgaattgatatcagcctcaaaaatgaaaatcaatttgatattgaaaattcgattttttaaaaccCAGCCCAATCATCGTGAAGCCACTTGCAAATGTCCACAAATATCCTGGAAGAGCCAATGCCAGGAAATATTAAGGATGTTGTGTTCGGTAAACTAAACTAACAGTAAACTAAGCAAAACTGGCACCCAACATGGTGCAtaacaaaagaaaatgcttCTCCGTTCTCGCTTCATAGCTAACTGGAGTCTCCACTAGATGTCAGCGAAGTGCCCAAATATACACACTTCAGGTAGGGTGACTTGGAGAAATGTGCCTGCGGTTGAAGAGACCTGACATAGCTTGACCATATTTTGATTTccaaaaaaagaggacactcgGCAGGGGGATAGGGGTAGGGGTCGTTGAACCCACACAGCTGTGACCACGTCTCCAGTTTGTGAGCGCTACCCCTGCCAGTGAGCTAAAATTCTAGGGAGTCGACAAAGCTTAGGACCTTATTTGAACGCTCAGGAGGTATGGAAAAAGTtgatttacatttaattaaaaataaataaataaataaatacatacatacatacatacgtttttcattttataattattatttttttaaatttctttctttctttttttatccatatcagAGGGAGGACATTttactacttgctgtcgactgaaaatgacaccaaaatTTCTCAGGGCACAGGTAAGGTAAGgtaacctgttttctgggtttagtcagcaaattgagccataattggtcgttacctgtttcctcagcacaggtgatgtcatcttcagttgacagcaagtggcaaaattattttttttaaaggtatcaattgttcataaaaaaagaaaaaaaaggctgaatgagttaaatatccaTTTAATATTTATCAACCTCATGGTTTTAATAATCAAAGCTGTAAAACAAATAagattatattatttaaaaCTAATGTGATTGTTTTTCATAGAAGTTATGAAAAGTGAAATGGAGAAACCGGAACCGATTTAGTGTGCAAACTGCCGGAAATTCacaagaagaagtagaagaactGGAAAGTGGAAACGATGCCATACACTTCCCGCCTTCAGGCCCTTGTACAGTTTGGTAAGTAATCCGAGACATCCCATGTATAATTGCTCCCAAATGTGTCCTAACCGCGCATTTATATCACATCACATGACTATCAATTCATTTGTGATCAAATCTACTTACTGCGTGATGATTTTACACAGTTTGTCTTGGTTACGTCTGTAGGCCTACCGGGCAATACTGGCGCCAGCTAGCATCATAGCTAACAAGCTAGCATCTTGGCTAGCTTGGTAATACAGCTTGATAATGCACTTAATGCCCTGCAATCAGTAGTCATGCCAGTTAAACGAACTACTAGTAACATCATTAGTTAAGCTAGCATCCCATTTTCCCACAACATTTTGcctattcaatttttttcaacaagTTAGGCTCTGTCCTAAGCATTATTTTACATAAGTTTGCTTAAATAATCGTAAGTATAACTTTGATGTCCAGTTTTGTGGAATGATCTTGCCTCTAGAGCTAAAGTGAATTTGACAACAGAGTTTGGTTGCTAGTTTAGTGGTATGACTCGAGCCTATAGCCCATAATAGATACTTTAAAGGTTCTTACCTTGGAGCAAACATAAGAATGCTTGTTTATCTTGGAGACATTTAACTGGGGCTGAGGCCGTCCACACGGTGTAATCCAATGACGACAACGTTCCACTTTGTGGATTCCTCGTGATCGATTGACACAATCTATGGGCAGATCGCTTCACTATTTTGCTTGTTGGAGGTCCACAGCTTGTTGGAACTTTGTTTGGGATGGTTTTACTCAAGCTGACAAAAGTTTTATGGATGGATTTTACAATGGGTTTCAAT encodes:
- the clcn7 gene encoding H(+)/Cl(-) exchange transporter 7, which gives rise to MANITKKVSWSSRADESGAAGEATPLLNGDEKRQHYREPSGGDTVFHIGRLSNVDLEEEITSDEESHRGHPKEIPHNEKLLSLKYESLDYDNIENQLFLEEERRMSYLGFRCLEISRWVVCGLIGFLTGLIACFIDIVVEQLAGIKYQVVKENIERFTEVGGLSLSLILWAVLNSAFVMVGAIIVAFFEPIAAGSGIPQIKCYLNGVKIPRVVRLKTLVVKVCGVICSVVGGLAVGKEGPMIHSGAVVAAGVSQGRSTSLKRDFKIFEYFRRDTEKRDFVSAGAAAGVSAAFGAPVGGVLFSLEEGASFWNQMLTWRIFFASMISTFTLNFFLSIYHNNPGDLSNPGLINFGRFENDSVAYYLYEIPLFIAMGAIGGLLGALFNVLNYWLTIFRIRYVHRPCLQVMEAMLVTAVTATVSFTMIYFSDDCQPLDPDHTEEYPLQLFCADGEYNSMATAFFNTPERSVRSLFHNQPGSYNPLTLGLFTLTYFFLACWTYGLTVSAGVFIPSLLIGAAWGRLCGILLSAISAKGSIWADPGKYALIGAAAQLGGIVRMTLSLTVIMVEATGNVTYGLPIMLVLMTAKIVGDYFVEGLYDIHIKLQSIPFLHWEAPATSHWLTAREVMSSPVTCLNKVEKVGTIVDILSNTSTNHNGFPVVVLQGDSSEEPAKLCGLILRSQLIVLLKHKVFVELARSRLTQRKLQLKDFRDAYPRFPPIQSIHVSQDERECMMDLSEFMNPTPYTVPQETSLPRVFKLVRALGLRHLVVVDDENRVVGLVTRKDLARYHLGKHGLEELQLAQT